A region of Streptomyces sp. WMMC500 DNA encodes the following proteins:
- the rpmF gene encoding 50S ribosomal protein L32 codes for MAVPKRKMSRSNTRHRRSQWKAAVPHLVACERCHEPKQQHIACPNCGTYNRRQVLEV; via the coding sequence GTGGCCGTTCCGAAGCGGAAGATGTCGCGCAGCAACACGCGCCACCGCCGGTCGCAGTGGAAGGCTGCGGTCCCGCACCTGGTGGCATGCGAGCGCTGCCACGAGCCGAAGCAGCAGCACATCGCATGCCCGAACTGCGGCACGTACAACCGCCGCCAGGTCCTCGAGGTCTGA
- the rnc gene encoding ribonuclease III: protein MSDATTPRKAPADTASSPKILEGRLGYELEPALLVRALTHRSFAYENGGLPTNERLEFLGDSVLGLVVTDTLFRGHPDLPEGQLAKLRAAVVNSRALAEVSRGLDLGAFIRLGRGEEGTGGRDKASILADTLEAVIGAVYLDKGLQAASELVHRLFDPLIEKSSNLGAGLDWKTSLQELTAARGLGVPEYLVSETGPDHEKTFTAAARVGGVTYGTGTGRSKKEAEQQAADTAWRAISATGTEGEAAKGAAGSNGSAIAAPGSAPAGTPASAEAPAPAGTPASAPAPASAPAPADARDSADGDAAAGPAGAARAADR, encoded by the coding sequence ATGTCAGATGCCACTACGCCGCGGAAGGCGCCGGCCGACACAGCCTCGTCCCCCAAGATCCTGGAAGGGCGGCTCGGGTACGAACTCGAGCCCGCCCTTCTGGTACGCGCCCTCACCCACCGCTCGTTCGCGTACGAGAACGGCGGTCTGCCCACCAACGAGCGGCTGGAGTTCCTCGGGGACTCGGTGCTCGGCCTGGTGGTCACCGACACGCTGTTCCGGGGCCACCCCGACCTGCCGGAAGGCCAGTTGGCCAAGCTGCGGGCCGCGGTGGTCAACTCGCGTGCGCTCGCCGAGGTCAGCCGCGGGCTCGACCTCGGCGCGTTCATCCGGCTCGGCCGGGGCGAGGAGGGCACGGGCGGCCGGGACAAGGCGTCGATCCTCGCGGACACGCTGGAGGCCGTGATCGGCGCGGTCTACCTGGACAAGGGACTCCAGGCGGCGTCGGAGCTGGTGCACCGGCTCTTCGACCCGCTGATCGAGAAGTCCTCGAACCTCGGGGCGGGTCTCGACTGGAAGACCTCGCTGCAGGAGCTGACGGCCGCCAGAGGGCTGGGCGTGCCGGAGTACCTGGTCAGCGAGACCGGTCCGGACCACGAGAAGACCTTCACGGCTGCCGCCCGCGTCGGTGGTGTCACGTACGGCACCGGCACCGGCCGCAGCAAGAAGGAAGCGGAGCAGCAGGCGGCGGACACCGCCTGGCGCGCGATCAGCGCGACCGGGACGGAGGGCGAGGCGGCCAAGGGCGCGGCGGGGAGCAACGGCTCCGCGATCGCGGCGCCGGGGTCCGCCCCGGCCGGTACGCCCGCGTCCGCCGAGGCGCCGGCGCCCGCCGGTACGCCCGCGTCCGCACCGGCGCCTGCGTCCGCACCCGCGCCGGCGGACGCGCGGGACTCGGCGGACGGTGACGCCGCCGCCGGCCCCGCGGGGGCGGCGCGGGCCGCCGACCGGTAG
- a CDS encoding bifunctional DNA primase/polymerase → MGFTIGGIRGRRDIGSVRRARTSAGNALTAVAEYTGLWGWDVLPGAPLVRAPGGGRVCACARGAACPAPGEHPLPDARPVPAGTPLDEVTDAWAGTPGAAVLLPVGRSFDALEVSAVAGRRALPRLERLGLPLGPVCAAPDGRAHFFVAPGAAAELPRLLYRMGWDGARLDLRCLGRGAHLLAPPCDLRGLGPVRWLRPPTLDTAGGPPPARLLLGTLAYAQSAWLRSG, encoded by the coding sequence ATGGGTTTCACGATCGGCGGCATCCGCGGCCGACGCGACATCGGATCCGTCCGGCGCGCCCGTACGTCCGCCGGCAACGCGCTGACGGCGGTGGCGGAGTACACCGGGCTGTGGGGCTGGGACGTGCTGCCCGGCGCGCCCCTCGTGCGCGCCCCCGGCGGCGGGCGCGTCTGCGCGTGCGCGCGGGGAGCCGCCTGCCCCGCCCCCGGCGAGCATCCGCTGCCGGACGCCCGCCCGGTCCCCGCCGGTACGCCGCTGGACGAGGTGACGGACGCCTGGGCGGGGACGCCGGGGGCCGCGGTGCTGCTGCCGGTGGGCCGGTCGTTCGACGCGCTGGAGGTCAGCGCCGTCGCCGGGCGCCGGGCGCTGCCCCGGCTGGAGCGCCTGGGGCTGCCGCTCGGCCCCGTCTGCGCCGCCCCGGACGGGCGGGCGCACTTCTTCGTCGCGCCCGGCGCCGCCGCGGAGCTGCCCCGGCTGCTGTACCGCATGGGATGGGACGGCGCCCGGCTCGACCTGCGCTGCCTCGGCCGCGGCGCCCATCTGCTCGCCCCGCCCTGCGATCTGCGCGGCCTCGGCCCGGTGCGCTGGCTGCGCCCGCCGACGCTGGACACGGCGGGCGGCCCGCCGCCGGCCCGGCTGCTGCTGGGCACGCTGGCGTACGCGCAGAGCGCCTGGCTGCGCTCGGGCTGA
- the ftsY gene encoding signal recognition particle-docking protein FtsY, whose translation MDIILIVIAIAVVAVLAAGGLVVGSRRRKQVPPAPPSPEIRTPAEPQVGEEAGEPGDEQRRTIEEVDLPGEPAAGAATGTAVAEPPALELEVPAPSAGRLVRLRARLARSQNSLGKGLLGLLSREHLDEDTWEEIEDTLLTADVGVQPTQELVERLRERVKVLGTRTPEELRALLREELLALVGTEADRTLDTAESVGPEGGEVPGIVLVVGVNGTGKTTTTGKLARVLVADGKSVVLGAADTFRAAAADQLQTWGERVGARTVRGPEAGDPASVAYDAVKEAIDEGADVALIDTAGRLHTKTGLMDELGKVKRVVEKHGPVGEVLLVLDATTGQNGLVQARVFAEVVDITGLVLTKLDGTAKGGIVIAVQRELGVPVKLVGLGEGADDLAPFEPEAFVDALIGD comes from the coding sequence ATGGACATCATCCTCATCGTCATCGCCATCGCCGTCGTCGCAGTCCTCGCCGCGGGCGGCCTGGTCGTCGGCTCCCGCCGCCGGAAGCAGGTACCCCCGGCGCCGCCGTCACCCGAGATCAGGACCCCCGCGGAGCCGCAGGTCGGCGAGGAGGCGGGGGAGCCGGGCGACGAGCAGCGCAGGACCATCGAGGAGGTGGACCTGCCGGGCGAGCCCGCGGCCGGCGCCGCCACCGGCACCGCCGTCGCCGAGCCGCCGGCTCTGGAGCTGGAGGTCCCCGCGCCGTCCGCGGGCCGGCTCGTACGGCTGCGCGCCCGGCTGGCCCGCTCGCAGAACTCGCTCGGCAAGGGCCTCCTCGGCCTCCTCTCCCGCGAACACCTCGACGAGGACACCTGGGAGGAGATCGAGGACACCCTGCTGACCGCCGACGTCGGCGTGCAGCCGACGCAGGAGCTGGTGGAGCGGCTGCGCGAGCGCGTCAAGGTCCTCGGTACGCGCACGCCCGAGGAGCTGCGCGCGCTGCTGCGCGAGGAGCTGCTCGCGCTCGTCGGCACGGAGGCGGACCGGACGCTGGACACCGCCGAGTCCGTCGGCCCCGAGGGCGGGGAGGTGCCGGGCATCGTGCTGGTCGTCGGCGTGAACGGCACCGGCAAGACCACGACCACCGGCAAGCTCGCCCGGGTGCTGGTCGCGGACGGCAAGTCCGTGGTGCTGGGCGCGGCGGACACCTTCCGGGCCGCCGCCGCGGACCAGCTTCAGACCTGGGGAGAGCGGGTCGGCGCCCGTACCGTGCGCGGGCCCGAGGCCGGAGACCCCGCGTCCGTCGCGTACGACGCGGTGAAGGAGGCCATCGACGAGGGCGCCGACGTGGCGCTCATCGACACGGCCGGGCGGCTGCACACCAAGACCGGGCTCATGGACGAGCTGGGCAAGGTCAAGCGGGTGGTGGAGAAGCATGGGCCGGTCGGCGAGGTGCTGCTCGTGCTGGACGCCACGACCGGGCAGAACGGGCTGGTGCAGGCGCGGGTCTTCGCGGAGGTCGTGGACATCACCGGGCTGGTGCTGACGAAGCTGGACGGGACGGCCAAGGGCGGCATCGTGATCGCGGTGCAGCGGGAGCTGGGCGTGCCGGTCAAGCTCGTGGGCCTGGGCGAGGGCGCGGACGACCTGGCGCCGTTCGAGCCCGAGGCGTTCGTGGACGCGCTGATCGGCGACTGA
- the smc gene encoding chromosome segregation protein SMC, whose translation MHLKGLTLRGFKSFASATTLRFGPGITCVVGPNGSGKSNVVDALSWVMGEQGAKSLRGGKMEDVIFAGTTGRPPLGRAEVSLTIDNSDGALPIDYSEVTITRTMFRSGGSEYQLNGDTCRLLDIQELLSDSGIGREMHVIVGQGQLDSVLHADPSGRRAFIEEAAGVLKHRKRKEKALRKLDAMQANLARVQDLSDELRRQLKPLGRQAAVARRAAVIQADLRDARLRLLADDLVSQRAALSAEIADEAALKERKEATEAELTAARTRESALEEQVRALTPRLTEAQGAWHELGQLAERVRGTVSLADARAKHATAGPEEERRGRDPEDLEREAERIRRQEAELEAALEAAERALEDTVAHRAELERELAAEERRLKDAARALADRRERLARLSGKVTAARGRAASAQAEIDRLATARDEAEERAAAAQEAYDTLKAEVDGLAGDDGALAAEQEAAKSALKAAEAELTAARDDAAEAERARAATTARRDALALGLRRKDGTGTLLQARDKLTGVLGPAAELLTVAPGYEVAVAAALGAAADALAVTGPAAAADALRLLRKHDAGRAALLLGDAPYEPQPDGPLPPGARHLAALVTGPDQLLPAVRRLLTRTVCVGTLEDAEDLVSARPELTAVTAEGDVFGGHFAHGGSAGAPSLLEVQASVDEAAAELTELDARCARLGERQEAAVARRAECAALVEELGGRRSAADRERSRVAGELGRLAGQARAAAGEAERSAAAAARAEEALARAGAEAEELAAQLETAEEEADTADDDGSGSDTSVRDRLAADGANARQTEMEARLQVRTHEERVKGLAGRADGLDRAARAEREARARAERRRARLRHEAAVATAVAAGARQLLAHVEVSLARAEEERAAAERARAEREQELARQRRLSRELADELDKLTDSVHRGEVLGAEKRLRIEQLEGRALEELGVEPADLVAEYGPDQLVPPSLPAEGEELPEDPDHPRNRPRPYVRAEQEKRLKAAERAYTKLGKVNPLALEEFAALEERHKFLTEQLDDLKRTRADLLQVVKEVDERVEQVFTDAFHDTAREFEGVFSRLFPGGEGRLILTDPDDMLNTGVEVEARPPGKKVKRLSLLSGGERSLTAVAMLVAIFMARPSPFYVMDEVEAALDDTNLQRLVRLMQELQRTSQLIVITHQKRTMEVADVLYGVSMQGDGVSKVISQRLN comes from the coding sequence GTGCACTTGAAGGGCCTCACGCTCCGGGGGTTCAAATCCTTCGCCTCCGCCACCACCCTCCGCTTCGGGCCGGGGATCACCTGCGTCGTCGGCCCGAACGGTTCGGGAAAGTCCAACGTGGTGGACGCGCTGTCCTGGGTGATGGGAGAGCAGGGGGCGAAGTCCCTGCGGGGCGGCAAGATGGAGGACGTCATCTTCGCCGGGACCACCGGCCGGCCGCCGCTCGGCCGCGCCGAGGTCTCGCTGACGATCGACAACTCCGACGGCGCGCTGCCCATCGACTACTCCGAAGTGACCATCACCCGGACGATGTTCCGCAGCGGCGGCAGCGAATACCAGCTCAACGGGGACACCTGCCGCCTCCTCGACATCCAGGAACTGCTGTCCGACTCCGGCATCGGCCGCGAGATGCACGTCATCGTCGGCCAGGGCCAGCTCGATTCCGTCCTGCACGCCGACCCCTCCGGCCGCCGCGCCTTCATCGAAGAGGCCGCCGGCGTCCTCAAGCACCGCAAGCGCAAGGAGAAGGCGCTGCGGAAACTGGACGCGATGCAGGCCAACCTGGCCCGCGTCCAGGATCTCAGCGACGAGCTGCGCCGCCAGCTCAAGCCCCTGGGCCGGCAGGCCGCCGTCGCCCGCCGGGCCGCCGTCATCCAGGCCGACCTGCGCGACGCCCGGCTGCGGCTGCTCGCCGACGACCTCGTCAGCCAGCGCGCGGCCCTCTCCGCCGAGATCGCCGACGAAGCCGCGCTGAAGGAACGCAAGGAAGCCACCGAGGCCGAGCTGACCGCCGCCCGCACCCGTGAATCCGCCCTGGAGGAGCAGGTACGCGCCCTCACCCCGCGGCTCACCGAGGCGCAGGGCGCCTGGCACGAACTCGGCCAGCTCGCCGAGCGGGTCCGCGGCACCGTCAGCCTCGCCGACGCCCGCGCCAAGCACGCCACCGCCGGACCCGAGGAGGAGCGCCGCGGGCGCGACCCGGAAGACCTGGAGCGCGAGGCCGAGCGCATCCGCCGGCAGGAGGCCGAGCTGGAAGCCGCCCTGGAGGCCGCGGAACGGGCACTGGAGGACACCGTCGCCCACCGTGCCGAACTGGAGCGCGAACTCGCCGCCGAGGAGCGCCGGCTGAAGGACGCCGCCCGCGCCCTCGCCGACCGCCGCGAACGGCTCGCCCGGCTCAGCGGCAAGGTCACCGCCGCCCGCGGCCGCGCCGCCTCCGCGCAGGCCGAGATCGACCGGCTCGCCACCGCGCGCGACGAGGCCGAGGAGCGCGCCGCCGCCGCGCAGGAGGCGTACGACACGCTGAAGGCCGAGGTCGACGGGCTGGCCGGCGACGACGGGGCACTGGCCGCCGAGCAGGAGGCGGCGAAGAGCGCCCTCAAGGCCGCCGAGGCCGAGCTGACCGCCGCCCGCGACGACGCCGCCGAGGCCGAGCGGGCGCGCGCCGCCACCACCGCCCGCCGCGACGCGCTCGCCCTGGGCCTGCGCCGCAAGGACGGCACCGGCACCCTGCTCCAGGCCCGCGACAAGCTCACCGGCGTGCTCGGCCCGGCCGCCGAACTCCTCACCGTCGCCCCCGGGTACGAGGTCGCCGTCGCCGCCGCGCTCGGCGCCGCCGCCGATGCCCTCGCCGTCACCGGCCCCGCCGCCGCGGCCGACGCGCTGCGGCTGCTGCGCAAGCACGACGCGGGCCGCGCCGCTCTGCTCCTGGGCGACGCCCCGTACGAGCCGCAGCCCGACGGTCCGCTCCCGCCCGGCGCCCGCCACCTGGCCGCCCTGGTCACCGGCCCCGACCAACTGCTGCCCGCCGTGCGCCGGCTGCTGACCCGTACCGTCTGCGTCGGCACGCTGGAGGACGCCGAAGACCTGGTCTCCGCGCGGCCCGAGCTGACCGCCGTCACCGCGGAAGGCGACGTCTTCGGCGGCCACTTCGCCCACGGCGGCTCCGCCGGTGCCCCCAGCCTGCTGGAGGTGCAGGCGTCCGTCGACGAGGCGGCGGCCGAGCTGACCGAGCTGGACGCCCGCTGCGCGCGGCTGGGCGAACGGCAGGAGGCGGCCGTCGCCCGCCGCGCCGAGTGCGCCGCGCTCGTCGAGGAGCTGGGCGGCCGGCGCAGCGCCGCGGACCGCGAGAGGTCCCGCGTCGCCGGCGAGCTGGGCCGGCTCGCCGGGCAGGCCCGCGCCGCCGCCGGCGAGGCCGAGCGCAGCGCCGCCGCGGCGGCCCGCGCCGAGGAGGCCCTGGCCCGGGCGGGCGCGGAGGCGGAGGAGCTGGCGGCGCAGTTGGAGACGGCTGAGGAGGAGGCCGACACCGCGGACGACGACGGATCCGGCTCGGACACCTCCGTACGCGACCGGCTCGCCGCCGACGGCGCCAACGCCCGGCAGACCGAGATGGAGGCCAGGCTCCAGGTCCGTACCCACGAGGAGCGCGTGAAGGGCCTCGCCGGCCGCGCGGACGGACTCGACCGCGCCGCCCGCGCCGAGCGCGAGGCCCGCGCCCGCGCCGAGCGCCGCCGCGCCCGGCTGCGGCACGAGGCGGCCGTCGCCACCGCCGTCGCCGCCGGCGCCCGGCAGCTCCTCGCACACGTCGAGGTCTCCCTTGCCCGCGCCGAGGAGGAGCGCGCCGCCGCCGAGCGGGCCCGCGCCGAGCGCGAGCAGGAGCTGGCCCGGCAGCGCCGGCTCTCCCGCGAGCTGGCCGACGAGCTGGACAAGCTGACGGACTCCGTCCACCGCGGCGAGGTGCTGGGCGCAGAGAAGCGGCTGCGCATCGAGCAGCTCGAGGGCCGGGCGCTGGAGGAGCTGGGCGTCGAGCCGGCCGACCTGGTGGCGGAGTACGGTCCCGACCAGCTCGTGCCGCCGTCGCTGCCCGCGGAGGGCGAGGAACTGCCCGAGGACCCCGACCACCCGCGCAACCGGCCGCGGCCGTACGTCCGCGCGGAACAGGAGAAGCGGCTCAAGGCGGCCGAGCGCGCATACACCAAGCTCGGCAAGGTCAACCCGCTGGCGCTGGAGGAGTTCGCGGCGCTGGAGGAGCGGCACAAGTTCCTCACCGAGCAGCTCGACGACCTCAAGCGCACCCGCGCGGACCTGCTCCAGGTGGTCAAGGAGGTCGACGAGCGCGTCGAGCAGGTCTTCACCGACGCCTTCCACGACACCGCCCGCGAGTTCGAGGGCGTCTTCTCCCGCCTCTTCCCCGGCGGCGAGGGCCGGCTGATCCTCACCGACCCGGACGACATGCTGAACACCGGCGTGGAGGTGGAGGCGCGCCCGCCCGGCAAGAAGGTCAAGCGGCTGTCGCTGCTGTCCGGCGGCGAGCGGTCGCTGACGGCGGTGGCGATGCTGGTGGCGATCTTCATGGCCCGGCCGAGCCCGTTCTACGTGATGGACGAGGTCGAGGCCGCGCTCGACGACACCAACCTGCAGCGCCTGGTGCGGCTGATGCAGGAGCTGCAGCGCACCTCGCAGCTCATCGTGATCACGCACCAGAAGCGCACGATGGAGGTCGCCGACGTCCTCTACGGCGTCTCCATGCAGGGCGACGGCGTCTCGAAGGTGATCAGCCAGCGGCTGAACTGA
- a CDS encoding P-II family nitrogen regulator, translating to MKLITAVIKPHRLDEVKEALQAFGVQGLTVTEASGYGRQRGHTEVYRGAEYTVDLVPKVRIEVLVEDDDAEQLVEVVVKAARTGKIGDGKVWSVPVDTAVRVRTGERGPDAL from the coding sequence GTGAAGCTCATCACGGCAGTGATCAAGCCGCACCGGCTGGACGAGGTGAAGGAGGCCCTGCAGGCCTTCGGCGTCCAGGGGCTGACGGTCACGGAGGCCAGCGGCTACGGCAGGCAGCGCGGCCACACCGAGGTGTACCGGGGCGCGGAGTACACCGTGGACCTCGTACCGAAGGTGCGCATCGAGGTGCTGGTGGAGGACGACGACGCCGAGCAGTTGGTGGAGGTCGTCGTGAAGGCGGCGCGCACCGGCAAGATCGGCGACGGCAAGGTGTGGAGCGTACCGGTCGACACGGCGGTACGGGTCCGGACGGGCGAGCGCGGCCCCGACGCGCTCTGA
- a CDS encoding CAP domain-containing protein, with product MGRHRRSEPQPPTGRRRDTPGAYDSYDGYSPYDGYDAHDGYGPYGGHRTHGTGRSRGQHRRQSPARAGMLGTSAALAVGAVAMASGVLGSGFDLDRGGGGPAGHVEAGDPPSPGTHGSSELPTQEASPSASGGSDRPESRTPEAKKAGGKDDEDRRESKSASPSTSAPEREKRESADPSSTSPSPSRTASKTPSPTKTKSAEPTRSAKPTATTDATTAAEAEVLRLVNQERAQAGCRPLTNDPELAKLAGDYSQDMAARGFFDHTDPDGNDPWERAQEYGIADLGGENIARGQANAQSVMDAWMNSEGHRANILNCDFRTLGVGAHFADGGPWWTQNFGF from the coding sequence ATGGGCCGCCACAGACGCTCGGAGCCGCAGCCCCCGACAGGGCGCCGCCGGGACACACCCGGCGCGTACGACTCGTACGACGGATACAGCCCGTACGACGGATACGACGCGCACGACGGGTACGGCCCGTACGGCGGCCACCGGACGCACGGCACCGGCCGGTCGCGTGGGCAGCACCGCAGGCAGAGCCCGGCCAGGGCGGGGATGCTCGGTACGTCGGCGGCGCTGGCCGTCGGCGCGGTGGCGATGGCCTCCGGGGTCCTCGGCAGCGGCTTCGACCTCGACCGCGGTGGCGGCGGCCCCGCCGGCCACGTGGAGGCGGGCGACCCGCCGTCCCCCGGCACGCACGGCTCGTCGGAGCTGCCGACGCAGGAGGCGTCGCCGTCCGCGAGCGGCGGCTCGGACCGGCCGGAGAGCCGGACACCGGAGGCGAAGAAGGCCGGCGGGAAGGACGACGAGGACCGCAGGGAGTCGAAGAGCGCGTCTCCGTCCACCTCGGCCCCCGAGCGCGAGAAGCGGGAGTCCGCGGACCCCTCGTCGACATCCCCGAGCCCGTCCCGTACGGCGTCCAAGACGCCGTCCCCGACGAAGACGAAGTCCGCCGAGCCCACCCGCTCCGCGAAGCCGACCGCCACCACCGACGCGACCACCGCCGCGGAGGCGGAGGTGCTGCGGCTGGTCAACCAGGAGCGCGCGCAGGCGGGCTGCCGCCCGCTGACGAACGACCCGGAACTGGCGAAGCTGGCCGGCGACTACAGCCAGGACATGGCCGCACGCGGCTTCTTCGACCACACCGACCCCGACGGCAACGACCCGTGGGAGCGGGCGCAGGAGTACGGCATAGCGGACCTCGGCGGCGAGAACATAGCCCGCGGCCAGGCCAACGCCCAGTCGGTGATGGACGCCTGGATGAACAGCGAAGGCCACCGCGCGAACATACTGAACTGCGACTTCCGCACCCTCGGCGTCGGCGCCCACTTCGCCGACGGCGGCCCCTGGTGGACCCAGAACTTCGGCTTCTGA
- a CDS encoding acylphosphatase, protein MSADVRMTAWVRGTVQGVGFRWYTRARALEIGGLSGFAANLADGRVQVVAEGPRPRCQELLEWLRSADTPGRVSGVTEIWDDPRGGYHSFAIR, encoded by the coding sequence ATGAGTGCAGACGTCCGCATGACGGCATGGGTGCGCGGCACGGTCCAGGGAGTCGGCTTCCGCTGGTACACCCGCGCCCGGGCGCTGGAGATCGGCGGCCTCAGCGGCTTCGCCGCCAACCTCGCGGACGGCCGGGTCCAGGTCGTCGCCGAGGGGCCGCGACCGCGGTGTCAGGAGTTGCTGGAGTGGCTGCGCTCCGCCGACACGCCGGGCCGCGTGTCGGGTGTGACGGAGATCTGGGACGACCCCCGCGGCGGATATCACTCATTTGCCATCCGTTGA
- the mutM gene encoding bifunctional DNA-formamidopyrimidine glycosylase/DNA-(apurinic or apyrimidinic site) lyase, whose translation MPELPEVEVVRRGLAKWVAGRTVASVEVLHPRSVRRHPAGAADFAARLTGHPLGEPRRRGKYLWLPLADGPESVLAHLGMSGQLLVRPEAAPDEKHLRIRARFADETGTELRFVDQRTFGGLSLHPNAPGGLPDVIAHIARDPLDPAFDDAAFHAALRGSRTTIKRALLNQSLISGVGNIYADEALWRARIHYERPTAGFTRPRTAELLGHVRAVLNAALDVGGTSFDSLYVNVNGESGYFARSLDAYGREDEPCRRCGTPIRRRPWMNRSSYFCPRCQRPPRT comes from the coding sequence ATGCCGGAGCTGCCGGAGGTCGAGGTGGTGCGCCGCGGCCTGGCGAAGTGGGTGGCGGGCCGGACGGTGGCGTCCGTCGAGGTGCTCCACCCCCGGTCCGTACGCCGGCATCCGGCGGGCGCCGCCGACTTCGCCGCGCGGCTGACCGGGCACCCGCTGGGGGAGCCGCGGCGGCGCGGCAAGTACCTGTGGCTGCCGCTGGCCGACGGCCCGGAGTCGGTGCTCGCGCACCTGGGCATGAGCGGGCAGTTGCTGGTCCGGCCGGAGGCGGCGCCGGACGAGAAGCACCTGCGGATCCGGGCCCGTTTCGCGGACGAGACGGGCACGGAGCTGCGCTTCGTCGACCAGCGCACCTTCGGCGGTCTCTCGCTGCACCCGAACGCACCCGGAGGACTGCCCGACGTCATCGCGCACATCGCCCGCGATCCGCTGGACCCGGCGTTCGACGACGCGGCCTTCCACGCGGCGCTGCGCGGCAGCCGGACCACGATCAAGCGGGCGCTGCTGAACCAGTCGCTGATCAGCGGCGTCGGCAACATCTACGCGGACGAGGCCCTGTGGCGCGCCCGCATCCACTACGAGCGCCCCACTGCCGGCTTCACCCGCCCCCGTACCGCGGAACTCCTCGGGCACGTCCGCGCGGTGCTGAACGCCGCGCTCGACGTCGGCGGCACCAGCTTCGACAGCCTCTACGTGAACGTCAACGGCGAGTCCGGCTACTTCGCCCGCTCCCTGGACGCGTACGGCCGCGAGGACGAACCCTGCCGCCGCTGCGGCACCCCGATCCGCCGCCGCCCGTGGATGAACCGCTCCAGCTACTTCTGCCCGCGCTGCCAGCGCCCGCCGCGCACCTGA
- a CDS encoding ammonium transporter: MNGADTAFVLISAALVMLMTPGLAFFYGGMVRVKSTLNMLMMSFISLGIVSILWVLYGYSLTFGDDIGGGVLGDLDHVGMAGITPETLTGGDEGIPVLAFAAFQLMFAIITPALISGALADRVKFAAWALFVALWVTIVYFPVAHWVWGPEGFIGLNGDIKAIDFAGGTAVHINAGVAALAAVLVVGKRIGFKKDPMRPHNLPFVLLGAALLWFGWFGFNAGSELAADGVAATMLLNTQVATGAAVVGWLIYEKVRHGSVTMLGAASGAIAGLVAITPSGASVNAVGALAIGVIAGVVCAWAVGLKYKLGYDDSLDVVGVHLVGGIVGTLAIGFFAIDDVGLFYGGGLEQLGRQAAGAGVVLVYTFVVTWLLAKGIDLLVGFRVGEDEELAGVDRSQHAESAYDFSGVGSAAVAAAPGAGSASVGAQAPGTDRATAAAAADKRVDA; encoded by the coding sequence TTGAATGGCGCCGATACCGCATTCGTACTGATCAGCGCGGCGCTGGTCATGTTGATGACGCCCGGTCTTGCCTTCTTCTACGGGGGCATGGTGCGGGTCAAAAGCACCCTGAACATGCTGATGATGAGCTTCATCTCGCTCGGGATCGTCAGCATTCTGTGGGTGCTCTACGGCTACAGCCTCACCTTCGGCGACGACATCGGCGGAGGCGTCCTCGGCGACCTCGACCACGTCGGGATGGCCGGGATCACCCCCGAGACCCTGACGGGAGGCGACGAGGGCATCCCGGTGCTGGCGTTCGCCGCCTTCCAGTTGATGTTCGCCATCATCACCCCCGCCCTCATCAGCGGCGCCCTCGCGGACCGGGTGAAGTTCGCCGCCTGGGCGCTGTTCGTCGCCCTGTGGGTCACGATCGTCTACTTCCCCGTCGCGCACTGGGTCTGGGGTCCCGAGGGCTTCATCGGCCTCAACGGCGACATCAAGGCCATCGACTTCGCGGGCGGCACCGCCGTGCACATCAACGCCGGCGTCGCCGCGCTGGCCGCCGTGCTCGTCGTGGGGAAGCGCATCGGCTTCAAGAAGGACCCGATGCGGCCGCACAACCTGCCCTTCGTGCTGCTGGGCGCGGCGCTGCTGTGGTTCGGCTGGTTCGGCTTCAACGCCGGCTCCGAGCTGGCCGCGGACGGCGTCGCCGCGACGATGCTCCTCAACACCCAGGTCGCCACGGGCGCCGCGGTCGTCGGCTGGCTGATCTACGAGAAGGTGCGGCACGGCTCCGTCACCATGCTCGGCGCCGCGTCCGGCGCCATCGCAGGACTGGTGGCGATCACCCCCTCCGGCGCGTCCGTCAACGCCGTGGGCGCCCTGGCCATCGGGGTCATCGCCGGTGTCGTCTGCGCCTGGGCCGTGGGCCTGAAGTACAAGCTGGGCTACGACGACTCGCTCGACGTCGTCGGCGTCCACCTGGTCGGCGGGATCGTCGGCACGCTCGCCATCGGCTTCTTCGCCATCGACGACGTCGGCCTCTTCTACGGCGGCGGGCTGGAGCAGCTCGGCCGGCAGGCCGCGGGTGCGGGCGTGGTGCTCGTGTACACGTTCGTCGTCACCTGGCTGCTTGCCAAGGGCATCGACCTGCTGGTGGGCTTCCGGGTCGGCGAGGACGAGGAACTCGCCGGCGTGGACCGGTCGCAGCACGCGGAGAGCGCGTACGACTTCAGCGGCGTGGGCTCGGCGGCGGTGGCCGCGGCGCCCGGGGCGGGCTCCGCGTCGGTGGGCGCTCAGGCGCCGGGCACGGACAGGGCGACGGCGGCCGCGGCCGCGGACAAGAGGGTGGACGCGTGA